A genomic window from Emys orbicularis isolate rEmyOrb1 chromosome 8, rEmyOrb1.hap1, whole genome shotgun sequence includes:
- the HAND1 gene encoding heart- and neural crest derivatives-expressed protein 1 produces the protein MNLVGSYQHHLLHEPFLFNPASRCHPERSYFQSWVLNPAEVSPELSGQPSPYPSAEFGAPGPGHGPSRLEALSSRLGRRKGVGPKKERRRTESINSAFAELRECIPNVPADTKLSKIKTLRLATSYIAYLMEVLAKDSQAGETEGFKAELKKTDSRESKRKREPQPEVYSHSLGHGEKKLKGRTGWPQQVWALELNQ, from the exons ATGAACCTGGTGGGGAGTTACCAGCACCATCTGCTCCACGAGCCCTTCCTCTTCAACCCGGCCTCCAGGTGCCACCCGGAGCGCTCCTACTTCCAGAGCTGGGTGCTCAACCCGGCCGAGGTGTCCCCCGAGCTCTCCGGGCAGCCCTCCCCCTACCCCAGCGCCGAGTTCGGGGCGCCGGGGCCCGGCCACGGGCCCAGCCGGCTGGAGGCGCTGAGCAGCAGGCTGGGCCGGCGGAAAGGCGTGGGCCCCAAGAAGGAGCGCCGGAGGACCGAGAGCATCAACAGCGCCTTCGCCGAGCTGCGGGAGTGCATCCCCAACGTGCCGGCCGACACCAAGCTCTCCAAGATCAAGACCCTGCGCCTGGCCACCAGCTACATCGCCTACCTGATGGAGGTGCTGGCCAAGGACAGCCAGGCCGGGGAGACCGAGGGCTTCAAGGCCGAGCTCAAGAAAACGGACAGCCGGGAGAGCAAGCGGAAAAGGGAGCCG CAGCCTGAAGTCTACTCGCATTCCCTAGGCCATGGAGAGAAAAAACTTAAAGGAAGGACTGGTTGGCCTCAGCAGGTCTGGGCTCTGGAGTTAAATCAGTGA